The nucleotide sequence GAAACCACCTCGGCCGTTAAGGAAATCGTTTTGGTTGCGAAGGATATTTTTAAAACCGTTGAGATGGCTTCAATATTGAGCGGGCAGACTGATTTTGGCGAGGGCGATTTGTCTTTTGACAAAATTTCCAAAGAACAGAAAAAAAGAATTTTAAAAACTTTATTTGAGTCCTCACCGCAGCTTCAGGGCGCCAAAGCCAAGATAGACTTGGCGATGCTTTCCTTTAACCAGATACCGGAAGATGAAATTTTTTATCCGTTTAAAAAAGCGATTGAACCGTTGCGCGATAAACTTCCGGCGTTGCAGGAAACAATCAGTAAAGCCATTCCGGCTTCGGAAATTTTACCGCAGGTTTTGGGATATCCATATCCCAAGACATATTTATTTCTTCTGCAAAATAACCACGAAATTCGTCCCACCGGCGGATTTATCGGAACTTTTGGCATTGTCAAATTAGACAGCGGGGATTTGGTCACTTTTGCCACGGACAATATTTATAAATTGGATTTTTCGGTAATCAATACTTTGAAAGTTAATCCGCCCGAACCGCTTAAAAAATATTTATTGGGCCAGAACGGCTGGTTCTTGCGCGATTCCAATTGGTCGCCGGATTTTCCCACCAGCGCCCGTCAGGCAGAGTGGTTTTATAATCAAGAAATTCAGTCGCATCTTAATAAGGGAGAAGATGATATCTGGAAAGCGACGGTGGAGCCGAAAATTGACGGAGTGATTGCCATTACGCCCAATCTTATTCGAGACCTTTTAAAGTTGGTTGGACAGATTAAAATTGACGGGCAAATTTTTGACGCTGAAAATTTAGTGGAGGCCCTGGAATATCAGGTAGAAAAGGGTTATTACGAGCAGGGGGTACCGGATATCCAACGCAAGGAAATCGTAGGCAAACTGGCGGTGGAACTCAAAAAACGTTTATTTGAATTACCATCCTCGCGGTGGCCTGAGGCCCTGGATATCCTGAAAAAGAATTTAAACGAAAAGCAGGTTTTGGTTTATGATAATAGCGCGGATTTGCAGATGCTTGTTGATGAGAACAATTGGGGCGGGGCGTTGGTAAAATATGACGGAGATTATCTCTCGGTCATTGATTCCAATATGGCCAGCTTAAAAACCGACCAGGTGATGGCTCGAAAAATAAATTATACCGTCAGCGTAGAAGGAGACGATTTGATTGCCGAAGCGGGAATCACTTATACCAATAATGGCAATTTTAGCTGGAAGACAACTCGTTATCGCACGTATACTCGTTTTTATGTGCCGCAGGGGAGTGAGCTCATTGAAGTTAGGGGCGCAATGGAGAATGATAAAGTTAAAGATCCCGAAAGAAAACCAGGGCAAGCCGATGTTGGCGAAGAGTTAGGGAAAACTTATTTCGGAGCATTTGTTGCCGTAGAACCCGGAGAGACAAGGAGTTTAAGCGTGAAGTATCGTTTGCCCAAATGGGTAAAAACCAAATACGACCTGGGGCTGTATAAACTTTTTGTTCAAAAACAATCTGGCACGGAAGGACACAGTTTGACAATAGACCTTAATTTTGATAAAAAGATTAAGTCCTGGCTGCCGCTCGGATATTCTTCCCGCCAGCAAAGCGATAAGCAGATAAAGTTTATTTATACCCTGCGGCAAGACAGAGAATCCCTAGTGCAGTTTTAACATCAATTTCTAATTAATATGTTTATCAAAAAAATCGGAATAGATTTAGGGACAACCAATGTTTTAGTCTATATTCCTAAAAAAGGCATCATTATTAATGAGCCATCGGTGGTGGCTATTTCTGTTGTTGATAAAAAGATATTAGCTGTCGGCAGTGAAGCCAAAGAAATGCTTGGCCGTACTCCCGATACTATTATCGCTTCTCGGCCGTTGAAAGACGGAGTTATTGCAGATTACAAAACTACGGAAGCCATGCTCCGATATTTTATTAATAAGGCGCTTGGCGGAGTTCATCTTTTTCGGCCGGAAGTAATGGTTTCCGTTCCGGCGGGCATCACTTCCACCGAAAGACGCGCGGTGATTGACGCGACTATCGCCGCCGGAGCCAAAGCCGCTTATATTATTAAAGAGCCGATTGTGGCCGCTATTGGAGCGGATATTCCGATTGGCAGTGCTTCCGGGCATATGATTATAGATATCGGCGGAGGAACGGCGGAGATGGCGGTGATTTCTTTGGGCGGGATTGTCGCTTCTGATTCCGTGCGCATCGGCGGCAACAAACTTGACCAAGCCATTTTGGAGTATGTGCGCCGCAAATTCGGCTTGGCTATCGGTGAACGCACGGCCGAAGATATAAAAATAAAAATCGGTTCAGCCACACCCTTGGAAAATAAATTATCCATGGAAGTCAAGGGGAGAGATATGGTCTCTGGCCTTCCCAAAACAATTATTATCAACTCTGACCATGTCACCGAAGCCATTCAAGACGAGTTAAACGGAATAATTTCCGCTTGCCGGGAAGTTCTTCATAAAACACCCCCCGAACTATCTGCTGATGTTATGGAAAAGGGGATGGTTTTGACCGGTGGAACAGCTCTGCTCCGTAATATAGATATTTTATTGTCGCAGGCGACCGGAGTGCCGGCCTATGTGGCTGATGATGCCTTGCTTTGCGTAGCCAAGGGTACAGGCGTTGCTTTAGAAAATTTGGAATCATATAAAAGGTCAATATTAGCGACAAGATAATGCTCATCGGCATTGACGCTTCGCGCGCCAACAAAAAAGAAAAAACCGGGACCGAATGGTATTCTTACTATCTGATTCAAGAATTTAAGAAACTGAACTCCGAAGGGGATCAGTTTATTTTATATTCTAAAGAAGCTCTGTGTGACGGTTTAGAAAATTTGCCGCCTAATTGGCGTTCTAAAATTTTAACATCTTCTTTGCGCCGATTTTGGACGCAGTGGCGCCTGTCGTGGGAAATGATAAAAGACAAGCCGGATATTTTATTCGTTCCTGCGCACACCATACCGTTGATTCATCCTAAAAGAACCGTTACTACTTTACATGACATTGGTTTTGAGAGATTTCCTGAAATTTATAATTTTCAGGAATTAGCTTACCATCGTTTTTCCGCCCGTTTTGCCATTAAACACGCCAAGCGCGTTATTACTGTTTCCAATTTTTCGAAACAAGAGATGATTGATATTTACGGCGCCGACCCGGAGAAAATTTCCGTTGTTTATAATGGATATAATTCTGATTTATATAAAAAATTGCCGAAAGAGGAAGCTAGTTCCATATTAGAGAAATACAATATCAGTCAACCATACTTTTTGTTTTTAGGCAGATTGGAAGAAAAGAAAAATGTGGCGGGACTGATAAGGGCTTTTAATCTTTTGATGCGAGATGAGAGGTTTGGCGATTATAAATTAGTATTGGTCGGTCGGTCCGGATATTTTGGTTATCAAAAAATAAAAGATGAAATTTTTCATTCTCCGGTTAAAGATAAAATTTTAGAGCTCGGTTGGGTGGAGGAGCAGGATTTGCCAGCTTTTTATAATGGCGCTACAGCTTTTATTTTTCCCAGTTTTTACGAAGGTTTTGGAATCCCGATTACAGAGGCCATGGCTTGTGGCACGCCGGTAGTTTGTTCTAACCGCGCGGCTTTGCCGGAGATTGCGGGCGGGGCAGGAATTTTAATAGAACCGGAAAATTTTGAGGAATTTGGCCGGAAGATGGGGGAAGTTGTAAATGATGAAAATTTAAGAAGAACGCTTATTGAAAAGGGCCTGGAAAGGGCGAAATTATTTTCTTGGAAAAAATGCGCGGAGGAAACGATGAAAATTTTAAAGCAATAATTATTTTATGGCAGGAGGGGATAAAAAGTTTAATCGCCAGTCGATTCGTTTAAAAAATTATGATTATAGTGAATCGGGATATTATTTCGTAACGATTTGCGTACAAGGTAGTAAATGTTTATTTGGCGAGGTGGTTAATGGTGAGGTGATATTAAATAGTATTGGCGAAATGATTAAAAAATGGTGGCTGGAATTAGAAAATAAATTTTTCCGCGTTGAATTAGATAAATTTATTGTAATGCCGAACCATTTTCATGGAATAATAAATATAACCATAGGGATTGTAGGGGCAGACCTGCGTGTCTGCTCTAATCTTAAAAAGGGCGAACACGTAGGTTCGCCCCTACACAATCGCGAACACGTAGGTTCGCCCCTACACAATCGCGAACACGTAGGTTCGCCCCTACACAATCGCGAACACGTAGGTTCGCCCCTACATGATATTGTAAAATGGTTTAAAACAATGACGACGAATGAATATATTAAAAATGTTAAACAAGGCGGTTGGCCGCCATTCGATCGGAGATTATGGCAGCGCAATTATTGGGAGCACGTAATCCGTACCGAAAAATCATTAAATAATATTCGTGAATATATACTGAGCAATCCCGAAAATTGGAGTGGCGAAGCGGAGGATTTTAATGTATTTGTGGGTAAATTTATTGTTAAATCCGCCGCTTTATGATAGAATTCTCTATATGATACAGAAGGGGATACAATGGAACTGGAGGGTGATTGGCAATCGTAATATTGCCGATTTTTTACAAAATAACATTGCCAAAAACAATTTAGCTCACGCCTACCTTTTTGCCGGTCCGGAAAAAGTTGGCCGCAAGATTCTGGCCTATGAATTTATCTCTTCGTTATTTTGCGAGGATAAAAACGTGAAACCCTGTGGCAAGTGCCGGCAATGTCAGCAAATCGCCAAGGGAATCCATCCGGACGTTTATCATCTTTCTAAATTGGAAGAAAAAAAAGACATCATCATTGAGCAGGTGAGAGAGTTACAAAATAAATTAAGTTTAGGCTCCTTTTCTAACGGTTATAAAGTGGCGGTAATTGATGGCGCGGACTTATTGAATGAATCTTCGGCCAACAGTTTTTTAAAGACGCTGGAAGAGCCGACAGCCAAGACGATTATTATTTTGATAGCCGAGAAAGTTGATTTTTTGCCGGCAACAATTCTGTCGCGTTGTCAGATTTTAAAATTTTTACCAGTTAAAGAAAAAGAAATTTTTGATTATCTTTTATCCTTGGGCGCTCAACGCGCGGAGGCGGAAAATTTGGCGCACTTGTCCTTTGGCCGGCCGGGCCTAGCTCTTGATTTATTCCGCCAACGGGATTTGCTGGAAGAACATAATAAGAGAGTGAATGACTTTTTTCTCTTGTCTCAAGGCGAAATTTATGAAAGGTTTGAAATCATAAATAATTTGGCCAATAGCAAGATAGAGAGAAATGTTTTGGTTAAAAATTTGGACAGTTCGCTCGGGATTTGGGCGTCGCTTTTAAGGGACATGGCCTATATCAAGAATGATTCTCTCGATTTTATCGCCAATTTGAATGTCAAGGAAAAATTACAAAAACTAGCGCAAAGATACTCTTTGGAGAAAATTGTGGAACTAATGGAAGAGCTTAACAAAACCAGGGATTATTTGGAAAGGAACGTGAATATCCGTTTGGCCCTGGAAAACTTTGTTTTAAATCTATAAATTTTAAACATTATCCGTATGTCCAGTAAAAAATTTTTTTTACTTTTCTCGGTTTTAACTATCTTTGTTTTATCCGGCGCCGGTTGCATCAGTTTTAAAAAATCCGGGAATGATTTGGGCGTTTTTAGAAGCGGTGACAAGGGCGATAATTGGCAGCAGAAAGTGTCGGTGGCGCACGTGGGCGTGGCAGATGTTTCCATTGCCGGAGTGAATATCAAAGATTTTGAAATTGATCCGTCGGACAGCAACGCTCTTTACGCTCTAAGCGAAGGTCAGGGTATTATCTATACTTACGACAATGGAGACAGTTGGCAGTTGGTGAAATTTTTTTCCGGGAAAACAATTAATTCAATTGCCGTAGACAATAAAGATAAATGTAATCTTTATGCCGCGGTAGATAATAAGATTTTCAAATCCGATGATTGTAATCGCACCTGGAAGCTTATTTACGATGACCCGCGCGCGGACAATAAAATCAACGCCTTGGATTTGGATTCTTTCAATACGCAGATTGTTTATGCCGGCTCATCGCAAGGGGATGTTCTTAAAAGTTTGGACGGAGGCAAAAGCTGGAAAGCGATTAATCGGCTAAAAAGCTCGGTGGAAAAAATTTTGATAAATCAAGCCAATGATACGCGCGTGGTCTTTGTGGCTACCCAGAAGAATGGTGTTTATAAAACCGCCAATGCCGGAGAGAGCTGGGAGGAATCGCAGGATATTTTAAGGACCTACGGCGGCGGTTTGGAATTTCGCGACATGGTTTATCAAAAGAATAGTTTAATTTTAGCCACCAAATACGGCCTATTAAAAACTACGCTGGGCAATGAATGGCAGGCCTGGCAACCCATTAACTTGATTACTGCTCCGGGGACGGCTACTATTTATTCTTTGTC is from Patescibacteria group bacterium and encodes:
- a CDS encoding glycosyltransferase family 1 protein, which produces MLIGIDASRANKKEKTGTEWYSYYLIQEFKKLNSEGDQFILYSKEALCDGLENLPPNWRSKILTSSLRRFWTQWRLSWEMIKDKPDILFVPAHTIPLIHPKRTVTTLHDIGFERFPEIYNFQELAYHRFSARFAIKHAKRVITVSNFSKQEMIDIYGADPEKISVVYNGYNSDLYKKLPKEEASSILEKYNISQPYFLFLGRLEEKKNVAGLIRAFNLLMRDERFGDYKLVLVGRSGYFGYQKIKDEIFHSPVKDKILELGWVEEQDLPAFYNGATAFIFPSFYEGFGIPITEAMACGTPVVCSNRAALPEIAGGAGILIEPENFEEFGRKMGEVVNDENLRRTLIEKGLERAKLFSWKKCAEETMKILKQ
- a CDS encoding rod shape-determining protein, yielding MFIKKIGIDLGTTNVLVYIPKKGIIINEPSVVAISVVDKKILAVGSEAKEMLGRTPDTIIASRPLKDGVIADYKTTEAMLRYFINKALGGVHLFRPEVMVSVPAGITSTERRAVIDATIAAGAKAAYIIKEPIVAAIGADIPIGSASGHMIIDIGGGTAEMAVISLGGIVASDSVRIGGNKLDQAILEYVRRKFGLAIGERTAEDIKIKIGSATPLENKLSMEVKGRDMVSGLPKTIIINSDHVTEAIQDELNGIISACREVLHKTPPELSADVMEKGMVLTGGTALLRNIDILLSQATGVPAYVADDALLCVAKGTGVALENLESYKRSILATR
- a CDS encoding YCF48-related protein codes for the protein MSSKKFFLLFSVLTIFVLSGAGCISFKKSGNDLGVFRSGDKGDNWQQKVSVAHVGVADVSIAGVNIKDFEIDPSDSNALYALSEGQGIIYTYDNGDSWQLVKFFSGKTINSIAVDNKDKCNLYAAVDNKIFKSDDCNRTWKLIYDDPRADNKINALDLDSFNTQIVYAGSSQGDVLKSLDGGKSWKAINRLKSSVEKILINQANDTRVVFVATQKNGVYKTANAGESWEESQDILRTYGGGLEFRDMVYQKNSLILATKYGLLKTTLGNEWQAWQPINLITAPGTATIYSLSVNPQNSAEIYYVADKTFYRTADGGKTWTTKALPTTGAGTALLVNYANPNMLYLGITKIKK
- the holB gene encoding DNA polymerase III subunit delta'; protein product: MYLWVNLLLNPPLYDRILYMIQKGIQWNWRVIGNRNIADFLQNNIAKNNLAHAYLFAGPEKVGRKILAYEFISSLFCEDKNVKPCGKCRQCQQIAKGIHPDVYHLSKLEEKKDIIIEQVRELQNKLSLGSFSNGYKVAVIDGADLLNESSANSFLKTLEEPTAKTIIILIAEKVDFLPATILSRCQILKFLPVKEKEIFDYLLSLGAQRAEAENLAHLSFGRPGLALDLFRQRDLLEEHNKRVNDFFLLSQGEIYERFEIINNLANSKIERNVLVKNLDSSLGIWASLLRDMAYIKNDSLDFIANLNVKEKLQKLAQRYSLEKIVELMEELNKTRDYLERNVNIRLALENFVLNL
- a CDS encoding DUF4012 domain-containing protein, yielding MEIKGDFLRRHLIFPWQRRRRKFFQIVKAFFLAVVIIIIAGGFFIYPFIGTARDIYALAKEGRNNLEQAEDYAGRLDLENAEIFLIKAESDLSAAREKFAKFYLFKKLPIIGKQVSALDNLLLTGIETTSAVKEIVLVAKDIFKTVEMASILSGQTDFGEGDLSFDKISKEQKKRILKTLFESSPQLQGAKAKIDLAMLSFNQIPEDEIFYPFKKAIEPLRDKLPALQETISKAIPASEILPQVLGYPYPKTYLFLLQNNHEIRPTGGFIGTFGIVKLDSGDLVTFATDNIYKLDFSVINTLKVNPPEPLKKYLLGQNGWFLRDSNWSPDFPTSARQAEWFYNQEIQSHLNKGEDDIWKATVEPKIDGVIAITPNLIRDLLKLVGQIKIDGQIFDAENLVEALEYQVEKGYYEQGVPDIQRKEIVGKLAVELKKRLFELPSSRWPEALDILKKNLNEKQVLVYDNSADLQMLVDENNWGGALVKYDGDYLSVIDSNMASLKTDQVMARKINYTVSVEGDDLIAEAGITYTNNGNFSWKTTRYRTYTRFYVPQGSELIEVRGAMENDKVKDPERKPGQADVGEELGKTYFGAFVAVEPGETRSLSVKYRLPKWVKTKYDLGLYKLFVQKQSGTEGHSLTIDLNFDKKIKSWLPLGYSSRQQSDKQIKFIYTLRQDRESLVQF